The Phaeodactylum tricornutum CCAP 1055/1 chromosome 2, whole genome shotgun sequence DNA window ATTTTCAACATACAAATAGGCAGTTGTTTTGCACCACAGTGCCAAGTGAGCATGGGTCTGTACATTTCTCAAGAATGCTTTCTGTGCAGACTTGCCTACAGTCCCTACATTGACCTCTTCTATGTTTGCAAGGCTTTCCAGCATGAGCAGCACTTGGTAGAAGCAATGTTGTATTGCAGTCACAATTCTTGTCCCTTCCCATGTATGCCCTTTTGTCCTCATTTCCTTTGAACTTGATGGTCCAACTATTACTCACATAGTCTGTGTCCTTCTGGTCATTGGATGCCATATCACTTATGTTGTCAATTGTGAGTCTTTCTTCCTCAGATTTTTCTTCCActtctgcttcttcctcttttccAATGTTGACAAAAGATCCACTCACTTACAATaatgtatttgtagaatacaATGGAAAAGTAGTTCTTTtggggaaagccttgtagaTGCTCCAATTGTTTTAATCAGTAAGTTTTTaagattgtgagactaaaatttagattccaaaatgaaaccttttgtgttggaaacagaatgtacaaacATAGAATCCCTGTAGCCATTGTAGTGACTATTGAACCTTGACCTAGTTTTAGTTGGAGTGATTTGACCACCTAAGTGATCAACAAACCGGTGAGTTTGGATGGcaccaacagtatctgttggCACTGATCATCTAGGGAGACTatatggtaatcaggaatgTTTTGTTCCTAGCATATGAGTTTTGATAAGACAAGTTGTCTTAAACGCTTCATGTGGCAGAAACCAGAGTTGCGCATATTGCTAATTTTTGGTTTCCTGTGAGGCGCTTTGTATTTTCCTCCagcatgccacacacgggtaatgaacccaACAAGGACAGTTGTCTGACCACTGCGTCTGTTCTACGACAGgaccaggaaaaaggaagtggcACTGGGGCCAGGATCTAGGGCTAGCAAAATtctagatagatgttccaacaaacaatgctaatGGCTAAGCAATTATATCTACATagtagtatcaaattgtagcattgtgtggctataatttatcaatGTGGTATTCACCTTTCATGCATTCTTGCTAAGAGTCTTACTGCGAGTCCTCAGGTTTTCTTGCTTGCAAGCATGTTGAAAACTCTggtttcttctgatcttttgaTTGTCTGAGTGACCAATTTGACAACAGAAAGGAAATAAAAAAATTATCTTGTATTTCTCCTTTATGTTCAATTACTCTTTCACCACTGCTAGTGCATATTGTTTGTGTTCTTTAattcactagttctgtttgctcTCAAACCTTGCTATTTGATTGCTAAGCTTTTGCCCTTTTTATGCTTTCTCCAATGGTTACTTTCAACACTTGTTCATGTGCTTAAATCAATCCGTCTCTATTTCCATAGGATGATTATATCCTCCAATCCCATCAGCCATATAATTTATGTTACAGTTTGCTTAAGATGAGAGCTTGCTCTTTTTCTAATCTCTTTATGACATatgtcgctttctgccggacatgtcgTCACTCTCGACTCCTATCTAGACAAGTCCTGGCCTGGCCTCCCACACACAATCAACCCATACATTCACTAATGGAAACCATTCCAGGTCGCActtttttactgttaccGATGCAAAGCAAAGGCAACGTGCACAACAAATCAACATCATGAAAGACACGAACGCGCCCTGGACGCACGTTGAGTTCGAGACGTCCATTGGTTCCTTCAGCATCGAACTGTACCACAAGCATACACCGCGCACGTGTTACAACATTGCCGCTCTGGCGTACCAAGGCTACTACAATGGCACCATTTTCCACCGCATTATTCGTGATTTCATGATCCAAGGTGGCGACCCCACAGGAACGGGACGCGGTGGGGAATCTATCTACGGGGGAAAGTTTGCCGACGAAATCACGCGCAACCTTAAACACGTGGGTGCCGGGGTCGTTTCCATGGCCAATGCCGGTCCCAACACGAATGGATCGCAATTTTTTATTTCCCTTAAACCCACCCCCTTTTTGGACGGAAAGCATACCGTGTTGGGTCGGGTGTATTCCGGTATGAGTGTTGTGCAGCGCATGGGGATGGTAGCGACGGACGGAGAGGATCGGCCGCTGCATCCTGTGACGATCTATACCGCTACACCGTTGCGGGAACCGCCGCTACCCAAGTCGGAACGAAACACCGAAACGACTTCTTTGCAAATAAAAGCTAGCTAGACCAGGGCTACTTGCTGACTAGTTTGATGCGTTTCGGACCATGCACACATACACGCATCTACTTTAGTTCCTTTTTCTAACTCAATTCTTCGCTAGCTAATTGAATTTGTTGGAAATCGGATCCTTCCCGATACTCATCGTCTTGCGCTTGCTTGCGACGTTTCTTCTGTCGCTTGTTGCGGTTCTTCGCCTTTTCTCTTCGGTCCACATTGTTCCAAGGTAAATTAGTCGTGCGGGTCTCGTTGAGCTTGTCCATTTTTAAACGTCCGCATTCATCGCGCTCCAGTACAGTCGTGGGCATTTGAATAGGCCCATACTCGGCCACCGAAGTCCGCAGTGCGTTTAGGAACGGCCAGGACTGTGATTCCAAGGAACATGCTCGGTGTTCGTGTCTTACGACCGCGAACGCCTGCAGATACAACGGCTCGGCCGCCAGTAGTAATAGAATGTGATCATCAGGGGAAGCGATTGCCAATGGTTGAGACGCAACCGAAATTTGGGTCAACGGAGTCAGCGTGACCGCATTGACGTTTCTTGTGACGGTCAGTATATCCAGAGTCGTGCTCTCGTCGTATATAACCGCAATCTGATCTTTCCCAAGAAACGAAACCTTGACTGGAATCGTCATTCGACCAGCCGATGATTCAGTGCACGTGAGTGTGGCGAGCTCCGCTCCTGTGGAAATGTCCCAGTATCGGATCGTACCATCCCCACCCACACTCACACATTCCGTGTCGTTTGCGTCAATATCCGACACAAAGGCTTCGTGACCAAGTAAGAATGATTGAATATCATGTGTGGCGGGAAAGCTTGATATCCGAATCTTTTCGTCGCGATCGGCTGTTAAAATCCAATTCGTCATTTCATCGGTACCGGCATCGTGGCTCGGGACAACCTTGACCGCCGTCAGCATACTTGCAGTGTGTCCGAGTAGCACCCGCCGTGGGGGGTTTTCGACATCGACCGTAACGTTCTGGTCTAActccaaaggaaaagcggTCGCATCTCCCGCCAAATCTCCCGCTATCACCACGGTTAGATCATTCAGTGACTGgcttgttgtcgttgctgttgctggcgTCGCACCAGTGGCCGAGACCGTCGCAAAGACTAAACTACTGGCACGTTTGCCTGTACGATGCTGTGACACAATCCGCGCCTTTCCATTCAGTACGTGGTAAACAGTCAAAGTCTTGTCGTAGCGAGCAACGGCGCAGTACCAGGCAGTGTCGCTTCCCGGACCAACCGAGGTGTGCACGGCAACCGCCTGAATCTCGTCCAATGCCACCGTTTCCACCGTTTGGGTGCCAGGTTGTGGAGATGCCGCTGCTTTCTCGCTTCCCTCGACATAATgtgcttttgttttggtgtCGGTTGCCCGTTGGAGAGAATCGTTTGTCCCGGAGTGCTTTACTGCTACGGGAACCAGCGCTGGCGGCGATGGTTCGAGTTCGACGACATCACCGGCATCCAGTCGACCCGTAAAAGCCCGGTTCCGCAGTCCTACCACGACAATCGAACCTGATGCGGTATGCAAAAGTTGCTTCATAATGACTCGGTGAAACGCGCTTTACACCGCCGTGACGGTGCCGTCGATGGTGCTCTGAGTTCGTCGCCGGGTCGGCAGCGTCTTGGTCTGGCTGTAAGGGATAATCGACGATCAGGAAAGGCCTAGCCTACCTCTAGGGAGTACGGTAGTATTTGGATGGCTCGTAGGCAAGTAATCTTTTGAAGTTTAAAATTTTGCGTCTCACAAGTATTCTTGAATTTCAAAGCTGACGGCGCCGCTTTTCCAGAACAAGGAACGGTACCATGCCCATAGACGTGAACTCCCGACAGAAAAGCAACTCGATTAAAGCAGACGTAATGAAACATTAAATACATGACATTCATCGGGCGCATGCGCGGTCGAATGCTCTGGAAAAGATCAAAAAGCCGTCGCGATGCCGTGTAGAAGTCGAGTCGCACTCGTGTGTGCCGTCTCTTTGACTCTGTTTCGGCAAACCGACGCGCGTCTGCCTGAATACCAGCAGGACGAACTTATTTTGCCGGGTCATATCCGATTCGAACACGTGGTGAATCCACTGCCACACACGTACATATCATTGAGCGACTTGCCTCAAGCTTTCTCGTGGGGGAATGTCGGTGGAAAGTCGTATCTCAGCAAATCTTTGAACCAACACATTCCTCAATATTGTGGAAGGCAAGTAACGTAGCGAATTTAGGGCAAAGGAACTAGTGATTGTACGGATGCTTACGTTTATTCCACGTTGCACTCCATCCGACAGCTGCTGGGCACACTCGGCTATGTCCTCTCTGGCGGACCGCATTTTAATTGCGCAAAGTCAACTCGAGGACGATATCACCCCCGACGAGTTCAACCTATCTATTCAGTTTCTTTTGAACTGCGCAGGAGAAGTTGCAGGATCTTGCCATGGTGGCTCAACAACCGGAGTCTTTCAGTTCATTCAAGATTTTGGCTACATTCCGTACGACACCTGCCAACCGTACCTTGCCTGTTCGACTGATTCTGAAGAGGGCTTTTGCCCCCACGTGGATACGACTTGTGCTCCGGAAACCATTTGTCGAACGTGTTCGCCAAACGGAACCTGTCGCGCCGTATCAACCTTTCCCAACGCTACGGTTGCTGAATACGGGCGTATTCAATATGATACCTCGGCGATTATGGCCGAAATTTACGCAAGGGGTCCTGTCAAGGCATCGGTCTATGCCAAACCCATATACAATTATTCTGGTGGAGTGCTCTGGGATGCCCCGGAGTACCAGGCCGACAAGCACAACCATGGCGTAAGTATAATAGGTTGGGGATATGATGATGAGATGGATAGGCAGTACTGGATTGTCCGCAATTCCTGGGGTCAATATTGGGGTGAAATGGGTTTCTTTCGGCTTGAACTTGGAAAAAATCTTCTCATGATCGAATCAAACATTGCTTGGGCTACGCCAGGAatgttttccatttttgattCCAAATGTCAAGGAGGCAGCGACTATTTGAAGTCCTTTACGTACAAGGATCCCTCCAAGGACATGGCTTTGTTGCAGCGAAGAAGTAGTGGCTCAACATAAGGTCGTGGttgttggatttgttggcaTTCGAAGACAACCTCTTTGCTCCGACGAATTCGTTGTTTAATGTAAGATCGAACTTGTTGCCTTTGTGGGCATTCGAAGGGTACCTCTGTGCTGACACTATATGGGAGGATGCAACCATACTGATGTTAGCTCAAGCTCCGGAGCGGAACTAGCCAACCTCTGTCACAATTAAGCATCGACAATCTTTAAATCGAATTTAAAACTTGAAAGAAATCCCTTTACATTAGACATTTCGAAATGACATTTACTTCGTCAAAAGTGCTTGCCGCCCGACTTCGTTTTCTGTCACACCTCACAAACTTCGGGACAGCTTTTCTTCGATCATCATACCGGGATTACGAAATCAGCCAGACCGTTTCACGATGGCCATTCGAAGCTTCGTTAATCTTCAGGTTGTATTCGTCCTTCTTGCTCTTCTATCGTGCTCGTTGGATTGGGCTGATGCTCAAGACGATGAGCGCATCATGCCCGGTCACACTCGACTAGAACACGTCGTCAGCCCACTACCTTACACTTACCTTTCGAATGAGGAACTCCCGATGGCCTTTTCATGGGGCAATGTCAATGGGCGTTCGTATTTGACCAAGTCATTGAATCAACACATTCCTCAATATTGCGGCAGGTAGGTTAATTATTGAAAGGTTTCTTTCAGTAGCAATACCAAATTACAAAATTGATTCCAAAATAATACATTatccacctttttctcgcTACAGCTGCTGGGCGCATGCCGCTTTATCGGTTCTCGGGGATCGGATAATGATTGCCCAAAGCCAAGAAGAGGACTCTAGCATTCTCGATGAGTTTAATCTTTCGGTTCAGTTTCTATTAAATTGCGCTGGCGAATATGCCGGATCTTGTTACGGAGGATCGACAACAGGAGTGTTCGACTTCATCCAAGACATGGGGTACATTCCCTATGAGACTTGTCAGCCGTACCTTGCCTGCTCCGATGATTCTGACGAAGGTATTTGTTCTTTTGTAAATACCACGTGCTCACCCGAAGCAATTTGCCGTACATGCTCTCCCGACGGCATTTGCCAAGCTGTTACCACTTTCCCGAACGCCACTGTCGCTGAGTATGGCCGGTACCGTTATGAACTGTTTGCTACTATGGCGGAAATCTATCTCCGTGGTCCAGTTACTGCATCCATTGATGCCGGACCAATTCACAAATACCCTGGTGGTGTCTTGTGGGATAATCCCAAATATCATTCCGACAAGACAAACCACGCTGTTAGCATTGTTGGCTGGGGCTACGATTACGATGAAGAGAAGCAGTACTGGATCGTTCGAAACTCTTGGGGACAATATTGGGGTGAAATGGGATTCTTTCGTATCGAGCTTGGTAAGAATCTGCTCAAGATAGAATCCAACATTGCTTGGGCAAACCCCGGGACCTTCTCTGTCTTTGATCCTGAGTGTACAGATGGAGATTGCCGCCTGCGTTCGATGACTTACACTGATCCGTCTCAAGATATCCAGTTGTTAGAGCAAAGACTTCGTATCGGAGTGCAATTctgaagaaaaagaattttACATCTTAACATCCGACGCGTTTGATGGCAGAAACTATATTAGATAGTGTTAAATCTTATAAAAGCATTCTATTCTAACGTGCTGTTGACTGACACGACCCCGGGACAACACAACATTTGCACCAATTGAAAAAGGTCATTTGTTCCAGAAAGCCAGGTTCACCCTCGCTCAAGTCCCCACCTGATGAAGCGGTTCTATTGCTTGTTTCCTGAATGTAATCCCTAACAAGCTTTTCCAGAGTGTCCAGCGGGACTGGTCCCACTTGCAATACGACATCATAAAAATCTCTCGGATCAAATTTCTCAGCCAATTCTGTTTCTGCCATAGTGCGCAGTTTCCGCAAATAGCGCTCCCCTACTTTGTAGGCAGTGGCTTGTCCGGGCCAAGTGACGTACCGTGCTACTTCCGTGGCGGCATCATGCTTTCCCATAGCGGTATTTTCCAGCATAAAATGCAATGCCTCGTCCAGCGTCCAACCCATGGCGTGCATCCCTGTGTCCACCACCAGTCGACAACTACGGAGGGCCTCCATGGAAAGCTGTCCCATTTTGCTCTCTGGTTTTGTGTACAGACCGAGCTCTTCACCGAGCGTCTCACTGTGCAGACCCCAGCCTTCTATATAGCCAGTGTAGAAGGGGAAACGGCCTATAGCAAAAGAAGAGAGATATGAGACTAGTTTTATGCATTGGAAGAATGAAAAGGACGCAGTATCAGCATTTGCTCACTCACAGGGAGCTTCAAAATACCGCCGATCTTCTTGCATTTGACGAAATGCGGGCAAGTTGTGACTTTCACCTTGAATCGATCCTTGTGTATGGTGTCCTGGGATTGCTTCGTGTAAGGCCAAAGCTTCACACTCGTAAGTGCGACGAGTCGGAAGCTCTGATGTATTTACATAGAATATACCCGGACGCGACGCACTTTGATTGGTGCTACCGGCTAAGTAATACGCAGCTGGTGCCATGGAAGCATGAGCAGAGGGAGTTTCGACGATCGAAAACGGCATACGTGGCAGCGTTTCGAGATGGAACAATTTGAGCATTGCGGGGGCAATCCTCCCAGTGATATCTCGAAATAAGGAACACAAAGCTTGTCCAGACTCTGCCTCATAAACTTTGGAAGTTCGCAAATGTTCCAGATAGTCATCGAGTCGACCTCCGTACCCAGCTTGGGCGGCAATCGCTTCCATTTCTTGACGTACGCGCTCAACCTCGCTCAATCCAAGCTCATGAATTTCATCCGGGGTCATACTGGTGGTTGTGTGAAACGCTAGGCAGTCCTGATAGTATTGCTTTCCATCTGGATATCCAGTCACCGCACTGATGTCTTCTCTTAAATGAGGAATGTACTCATTCTGCAAGAAATCAGCGAAATCTGCAAAAGCCTGTGTCACAGATCCGTCGATTTGGGCTTGACATGCTTCCaagatcttggcctcgtctTTAGGGAAAGCGTTGCGGATAGGCTCGCGGAATGCCTCAAGATTGCCATTGATCATACCACGAACCTGTGGTACCACGCCATCCAAGCTTACCTTCGGCGGAGTCCGATTCTCCACAAGGCCTGTCTGCAGGAGATTTATAACCTCACCCAATTGAATTGGAATTGCTTGCAGAAACTTCAAATAGAAGGCCCTTTCCTCTTTGGTTTTTGTAGGCAAGTATCGCGCATATAGTGGCAAGTCTGTTTGGGGACCTTCCAAACGATTCAAGCAGCAGAGATAGGATTTGTGCCATGGCGTGAAGCGTATATAATCCGACAGTTGCGTCACATAAATATCGTACGAGAGCTGTTCTTGCTCATCTCGAAGATCGTCGCGACTAACATTCGCATGCACACGCTGGAGAGCCGCTCGTAGCCACTCCAGCCGCTGCTGGAAGCTTGCGAGCGATCGTGGATCCAAGGCGTGGGTTGAGCGTCGCGTCGACAACAATCCCATGGCCGCTGCCAGTTCGGGGTCGGTATCGATGCGCCATTGCCAGGTCAAggccatttcttcttgtaaATTTTCGCTACTACTCCGGAGCGTCATTGTGACGGAATACCTGAAAAGCGTTTGTAAGGAAACAATGAACAAAGTTTCAAGCAGAGTGTTGTTTAAGTCACATTTGGCAAACGCTGccgtttgacagtgagtctaCCCACCTATTCTCTAGGGTTTACATTCTATGCCAGCTACAGGCGGGGTctttgtttacagtcaaagTCAGCAAATCCTACTTGTTCAAATATTTAAATATTGCAGGGCTTCTGACCTCACAAACGCGATCGGCGAGCGACACTCCTGATGCCATCAAAATTTATCCTAGAACCAAGTACGGCTCCCGTCGTTGATTAGCCCAAGAGATCAAAAACAAAGTACGTCTAGCTTTGTTTGGTTTGGCAATACAGCACAAATGTTGACATCATATCGAAGAAGGATATttcttttcgtcgtattTTGCTTCGCGATCCAAGCTCATGGATCGTTGGAGCATAACTCCGCCAATGATTTTCTTGCCCAAGGCAACGACGCTCTCTGACAAGGAGAAAACAACAAGGCAATATCCATATATCGAAACGGCGTTTCGTTTCTCAGTGGGGATGCCGCATCGCTTACGACGGTAGTCAGCTTGTATACGAATCTTGGAACCTCGCTCTCCGCGGAAGGCTTGGACGATGAGGCTGCCGAAAACTACGAGCAGGCTCTCGCCCACTATAGGGAGAAAATTGACAGGCTTGAATATGTAGAAGCGCAACAAGAAGTAACCACAATTGCTGCACAAGCTGCTTTTTTTCTCGGCATGGTCTATCAGGACTTGCATCGACCCAACGATGCCGCCGAGGCGTACAGTCTAGCACATTCATTGGATCCTCGGCACTGGTCGGCGGCGGCTAATCTCGGGGCGTTGCTCCACGATAACATGGCCAATCACGCAAAAGCGTTGCAAGCCTACAATCTGGCGTACGATATTCTAACTAACCGGGAGGAAGAACCAACTGACCCGCCCCTGGAGCCTCGTTTCATTCTCAGTCAACTCCAGTACCGCATCGGTCTCTGCATTACGCACGATAGTACTCAGAAGTGCGCAAACGTGGACAACCCGGGAACTCCGATCGATTGCCAAGAGTTTGCCGCACACGCGTTTGCGTTGGCAGTCGAGTACGACGAGGACAACGAATCGGCCAAGCATATGCTGGCGACCGTGACCGCCGACGCAACCATGAAACGGGCCTCCAATACCTATATTAAATCATTGTTTGACGATTACGCGTCCAACTTTGAGCATTCTCTGGTGCAGGACTTGGGCTACACGGGATACGAGCGGTTGCGACGAGGGTTTGATCAAGCCTTAGAACAAGATGGCAAATCGGGACTAGTAATGTTCGCTACCGTGGTAGATGCGGGTTGTGGGACGGGCTTGGTCGGTGAGCAGTTTCGGAACGTAAGTCAACACTTGACCGGGGTCGATTTAAGCCAAGCCATTCTAGACGAAGCAGTAAAGGCGCGTCCCAACCTTTACGACAAAGTGATTGTCGGCGACGTTACGACCGTATTCCGCGAACGCCAGCCAATTTCTCTGATTATTGCCGCCGACTCGTACACTTATTTTGGAGATTTGGAGCCCCTGTTTGAGGCTATGCAAGTAGGTTTGGAAACCGGGGGTTACGCGGCTTTCACATTGGAAGATGTTGACGAAGCTACGGAAGCGGCTCTGGAAGCGACGAAACCTGATTGGCGATGGCAATTGACGGCTTCGGGTCGTTTTGCTCATCGCAAGGGATATGTACAACTTACTGCCAAAAAATACGGCCTGAAACTGATACACTACGAGCAATTGGTGAACTTTCGGTACGAGCGCGGTGTCGGTGTCCGTGGGCACCTTTTCGTACTGCGTCAAAGTGCGGATCATAGAGAAGAGTTATAGCTACAAGCAAAGTGATTGACGATTGACTTGTCGTGGCCACTCGCATCTCTGAAATGCAGTTCCATTAAATTAATTACAATGCTCGCAATGAGAACAATGCGCACGTACCCATCCAAAACCATCTACGGGCACATACAATAATCTAGCAAAAAGCTACGTACTCGGGATATAGGAATGTCAATTCGATTAGACATTGTTGGATCAAAAGAGGGagatgtgtgtgtgtctgtTACTTTGTTTCTCATCGTCGTGGGATACCCCTAGACTTGAAATCCCGCGGTACCCGCTCCCCGTGCGTTTTCACGTACAGCAGCTTCACGAACGGGCGCAAAGTAAGCGTGCGTCATAGCTTCTTGGGCCGACAACCGTTCCTGATGATCGTACCGCAGCAATTTCGAGACAAAATCAATGGCTTCGTCGCTGACCAAGTGTTGGTTTTCTGGTGTGACAAACTTCTGCCAAGGTTTTTTGGAATGACGTCCGAGAATTCCGTCAAAATGGGGATCTAACTCGAGATCGTAAGTATCAAGGTAATGAAAGAGTTCTTCTGTACCAAGAACCTTGCCAATTTTGACTAACTGATCGTAATTGTCGTGTCCGTGAAAGAAGGGTTCCTTGCGAAAGATCATTCCAGCAAACATGCATCCCAAGCTCCACATATCGAGAGAATAATCGTATTCTTGCAAGTCGACGAGAAGTTCCGGCCCTTTGAAATACCGGGAGGCTACCCGGACGTTGTACTCGCGTCCGGGATGGTAGAACTCAGCCAATCCCCAATCAATCAGCCGCAACTGCCGACGCTCGTGGTCAATCATGACGTTGTGCGGTTTCACATCCCGATGCATAACGCCGTTGGAATGACAGTAGTCCAGCGCTTTCAAGAGTTCGTAGATATAAAAGCGAATATCGTAGTCCGAGAGGGTGGGGTACAATATTTTAAAATCGGTATTGTTGACGTGTTCGAAAATGAGCGACGGTGTCTTGGATTGCGGATCCCGCACAACATCGAGGAGCTGAATGATGTTGGTGCCTCCGCACATGTTCTGGAGGATCTTGATCTCCCGCTTgatcttctttttcttgacGGGCTTGAGTATCTTGACGACGCATTTAGTGTTGTTGACGACGTTCATGCCCTCGAAGACTTCCGAGTACTTGCCGCGGCCAATTTTGCGAATGACTTCGTATTCCTCCTGATCGCCCCAATTTACCGTGAGTGCTTCGTAATCCCAATAATCCCGGGGCCGGTGAACGTTCACATCGGCGTAAACTCTACAATGCAACAAATGGAAGCGAGGTAGAAAGGACAATAGCACAGTTCCGGAAAGGTGAGCGACACGTATAGGGGAGGTACGAAAAGGTGGAAGGCGTGTGATTGGAGACTCCGTCAGTCTGTATCCCGAGCGCTATCCACACATAATGTCAACACAGGTTTGTTTGTTACCTACCGGGCACGACTCATGACGCAAGTATCGACACGGGCTAAGTTAGTATTGGCAGCAACAGCGGATTTGATGCGGCGTGCAGGTTGCGGACGCAACAAGACTTGGATGACTCGTCGGcgactgattgtgaaacgTCGTCGTACTTGGCGAAGAGACGTGTACGTCTGGAGCCAACGAGACAGAAACCCGTGCACTGCTCACACAACACAAAAGAATACCCGACTCGTGTGTTGGAAGGAAGGCGCtcgagttgactgtgagtgggTGGTGACCGCTACTGCTCACAAGCGAGTAGAATCCAATACACAGCGTTGGCCATATCAACAGCGAGGAGTGGCGCGGTAGCGGCGCTGGTTTGCATGCCCCCCGTCGTTTGGGAATGAGACAGCCTTACGAGATACGAGCTCCCGACTTCCAGGACCTTGCCGGGAACTAGATTAAGCTCTCGGACATGAAAACGGAGCCAGAATAGGATTTCTACCTTTGGGGTTGGTGAGGCTGTATCACAATGACACAACTTCTGGACTTTTTTTGTAACTTCTCGTACGAGGTCGGGAAGGGAACATTCGAAAACGGACAAGAACAGACTAACATAACTCAAGACTAGTAGGATCCGAGAAAGCGTGATATATCAGGTCATATTCTACTTACAGTCAGTTTGGGCCTAGAGAGGTTCTCCTCAACCACAGCAAGCCAtgttttctcttccaaaCGGTCGTTATGTTCCAGGCATTCCTAGGTTACCCTGATCAGAAACCCTCGTGCCTTCCGGCCCATTATAGCCCAACCGTAGATTCGAGAAAAGTAAATCAATCGTCATTTGTTTGTTGCAACGCGTCTTCGATTACTTCTAAACGTTCCTCCATAGCATCCAGGCGTTTTCCCAACTTTTTTGTCAATCCGATCAACTGATTTTGCATTGCCACCGCCCAAGGCGGAGCGGAATGTCCTCCACGAAAGCGCTCGTCTTCGATTTGCCGACGGTAGACCCTGGCGCGGGCGTAATGATCTACGGAAAGGGCGCCCACTTCAAACAAACgcttgcgcttcttttcgTCCGCAATCGAAGCCTGAAGCAATGCATCATCGCCGGGATTGGCTGTCGCGTTTTCCGTCCCCGCCATCCCCACGTTCGGCAAGGCCGGATATAAATCGTTGTAAGTTACCgctctttcttcttctggcaTCTCGTCCTCGTAGTCAACAACGTCCGGATCATCAGCACAAAAGTACACCTTCTTTTCGCTGATCGATAATGTCTTGTACGCTTCCCAGCGGGTCAGATGCTGGGTCAATAGATGTTGTCGGTACTGGAACGGGATGAAACACCCCGTTACGAAAACTTTCTCATGCTCGATGGTGCGACGCTTTTTACCAGCGACTTGCTCGCGCTCGAAAAAGTGACAGAATTTGCAATGGACGGTACTGGCCTTGCCCTCCGGACCGGACCGCGCCGTGATGCGCAGGCCGTACTCTAACTGATGTTTCGGTTGAAAAGTCAAACCGCGTTTGTACGGAGAAGCAGACGATGGCATCGCAAGCCCTTTTGAACACTCGTTGGGGCTAACGCTCTGTCAGTATAGTTCCCAAGAATAGCACAAAACCTTGCTATCGGCTTGTTGGGTTCAT harbors:
- a CDS encoding predicted protein, which translates into the protein NEELPMAFSWGNVNGRSYLTKSLNQHIPQYCGSCWAHAALSVLGDRIMIAQSQEEDSSILDEFNLSVQFLLNCAGEYAGSCYGGSTTGVFDFIQDMGYIPYETCQPYLACSDDSDEGICSFVNTTCSPEAICRTCSPDGICQAVTTFPNATVAEYGRYRYELFATMAEIYLRGPVTASIDAGPIHKYPGGVLWDNPKYHSDKTNHAVSIVGWGYDYDEEKQYWIVRNSWGQYWGEMGFFRIELGKNLLKIESNIAWANP
- a CDS encoding predicted protein, whose protein sequence is MKDTNAPWTHVEFETSIGSFSIELYHKHTPRTCYNIAALAYQGYYNGTIFHRIIRDFMIQGGDPTGTGRGGESIYGGKFADEITRNLKHVGAGVVSMANAGPNTNGSQFFISLKPTPFLDGKHTVLGRVYSGMSVVQRMGMVATDGEDRPLHPVTIYTATPLREPPLPKSERNTETTSLQIKAS
- a CDS encoding predicted protein, encoding MPCRSRVALVCAVSLTLFRQTDARLPEYQQDELILPGHIRFEHVVNPLPHTYISLSDLPQAFSWGNVGGKSYLSKSLNQHIPQYCGSCWAHSAMSSLADRILIAQSQLEDDITPDEFNLSIQFLLNCAGEVAGSCHGGSTTGVFQFIQDFGYIPYDTCQPYLACSTDSEEGFCPHVDTTCAPETICRTCSPNGTCRAVSTFPNATVAEYGRIQYDTSAIMAEIYARGPVKASVYAKPIYNYSGGVLWDAPEYQADKHNHGVSIIGWGYDDEMDRQYWIVRNSWGQYWGEMGFFRLELGKNLLMIESNIAWATPGMFSIFDSKCQGGSDYLKSFTYKDPSKDMALLQRRSSGST
- a CDS encoding predicted protein; this encodes MGLLSTRRSTHALDPRSLASFQQRLEWLRAALQRVHANVSRDDLRDEQEQLSYDIYVTQLSDYIRFTPWHKSYLCCLNRLEGPQTDLPLYARYLPTKTKEERAFYLKFLQAIPIQLGEVINLLQTGLVENRTPPKVSLDGVVPQVRGMINGNLEAFREPIRNAFPKDEAKILEACQAQIDGSVTQAFADFADFLQNEYIPHLREDISAVTGYPDGKQYYQDCLAFHTTTSMTPDEIHELGLSEVERVRQEMEAIAAQAGYGGRLDDYLEHLRTSKVYEAESGQALCSLFRDITGRIAPAMLKLFHLETLPRMPFSIVETPSAHASMAPAAYYLAGSTNQSASRPGIFYVNTSELPTRRTYECEALALHEAIPGHHTQGSIQGESHNLPAFRQMQEDRRYFEAPCRFPFYTGYIEGWGLHSETLGEELGLYTKPESKMGQLSMEALRSCRLVVDTGMHAMGWTLDEALHFMLENTAMGKHDAATEVARYVTWPGQATAYKVGERYLRKLRTMAETELAEKFDPRDFYDVVLQVGPVPLDTLEKLVRDYIQETSNRTASSGGDLSEGEPGFLEQMTFFNWCKCCVVPGSCQSTAR
- a CDS encoding predicted protein, coding for MKQLLHTASGSIVVVGLRNRAFTGRLDAGDVVELEPSPPALVPVAVKHSGTNDSLQRATDTKTKAHYVEGSEKAAASPQPGTQTVETVALDEIQAVAVHTSVGPGSDTAWYCAVARYDKTLTVYHVLNGKARIVSQHRTGKRASSLVFATVSATGATPATATTTSQSLNDLTVVIAGDLAGDATAFPLELDQNVTVDVENPPRRVLLGHTASMLTAVKVVPSHDAGTDEMTNWILTADRDEKIRISSFPATHDIQSFLLGHEAFVSDIDANDTECVSVGGDGTIRYWDISTGAELATLTCTESSAGRMTIPVKVSFLGKDQIAVIYDESTTLDILTVTRNVNAVTLTPLTQISVASQPLAIASPDDHILLLLAAEPLYLQAFAVVRHEHRACSLESQSWPFLNALRTSVAEYGPIQMPTTVLERDECGRLKMDKLNETRTTNLPWNNVDRREKAKNRNKRQKKRRKQAQDD